One genomic segment of Hydrocarboniclastica marina includes these proteins:
- the pqiB gene encoding intermembrane transport protein PqiB, whose translation MSNGINPNSERAVKRKQARISPIWIVPLVAVLIGLWMLYDNYASRGPVITLLLENAEGVEPGKTLIKARNVKVGRVETVQLSDDFNHAIITASMSPDSERMLNEQSRFWVVKPRIDREGISGLSTVLSGAYIELLPGRGDEPQRRFEALENEPVAPPNAEGLRVELVSKLGSALSTGDPVTYQGYEVGRVEATEFDPETRELRHSLYIHRPYTVLVTENTRFWSASGVTLRMDSQGFQASVESLETLIGGGVTFGIPNDGERGDEAQSGDVFTLYANRDSAHQGTYSRHLEYVLMVDGSVRGLDPGAPVEYRGVRVGTVASVPWRFTAPQPDSTGRFAIPVLIHFEPQRFEDISADFDIEDWKTRIARLFDRGLRAKLKTGNYLTQSLYVNLIFDREAPDYQLASFEGKTVFPTVPGGLSQLGDQVSALMDKLNKLQVEPILASLDSNLQTSQATLEEVQRTAQVVQELLSDPNVQDVPGNLNETLDKLRTTLDGFSPDSRAYREMSDTLQQFQVLLDDLQPVARTLREQPNALIFNRTKTDDPEPRAQE comes from the coding sequence ATGAGTAACGGTATCAACCCGAATTCCGAGCGTGCAGTAAAACGCAAGCAGGCACGAATCTCGCCCATCTGGATAGTACCGTTAGTGGCTGTCTTGATCGGTTTGTGGATGCTCTATGACAACTACGCCAGTCGCGGCCCGGTTATAACACTCCTGCTGGAGAACGCCGAGGGCGTAGAACCCGGAAAAACGTTGATCAAAGCGCGCAATGTGAAGGTAGGGCGGGTTGAAACCGTGCAACTGTCCGATGACTTTAACCACGCTATCATCACCGCATCCATGAGCCCGGATAGCGAGCGCATGCTTAATGAGCAGAGCCGCTTCTGGGTGGTAAAGCCCCGTATCGACCGGGAAGGGATAAGCGGCCTCAGCACGGTTTTGTCCGGGGCCTATATAGAGTTGCTGCCCGGCCGTGGTGACGAGCCCCAGCGACGCTTCGAAGCGCTTGAGAACGAGCCTGTAGCACCGCCCAACGCAGAGGGGTTGCGGGTCGAGCTGGTCAGCAAACTGGGGAGTGCACTGAGCACCGGTGATCCTGTCACGTACCAGGGCTACGAAGTCGGTCGGGTCGAAGCCACTGAGTTTGACCCGGAAACACGGGAACTGCGGCACAGCCTCTATATACACAGACCTTATACGGTGCTGGTGACCGAGAATACCCGATTCTGGAGTGCATCTGGTGTCACGTTGCGGATGGACTCGCAAGGCTTCCAGGCGTCGGTCGAGTCGCTGGAAACGCTCATTGGTGGCGGGGTCACTTTCGGCATTCCCAACGACGGCGAAAGGGGGGATGAAGCGCAATCTGGCGACGTGTTTACGCTCTACGCCAACAGGGACAGTGCGCATCAGGGGACATACAGCCGGCATCTTGAGTATGTGCTGATGGTCGACGGCAGTGTTCGTGGGCTCGATCCCGGAGCGCCGGTGGAATACCGGGGCGTGCGGGTTGGTACAGTCGCCAGTGTGCCGTGGCGCTTCACGGCACCTCAACCGGACTCCACAGGACGCTTCGCCATACCCGTTCTGATCCATTTTGAACCCCAGAGGTTCGAGGATATCAGCGCCGATTTCGACATCGAGGACTGGAAAACCCGTATCGCCAGACTGTTCGACCGCGGCCTGCGGGCCAAGCTCAAAACCGGTAATTACTTGACCCAGTCGCTCTACGTCAACCTGATTTTCGACCGCGAAGCGCCGGACTACCAGTTGGCTTCTTTCGAGGGTAAAACGGTATTCCCCACCGTGCCGGGCGGGCTGTCGCAACTCGGCGACCAGGTCTCGGCACTCATGGATAAACTGAATAAGCTCCAGGTTGAGCCAATTCTGGCCAGCCTCGACAGTAACCTGCAGACCTCCCAGGCGACACTGGAGGAGGTTCAGCGTACGGCGCAGGTGGTGCAGGAGCTACTCTCCGACCCCAACGTCCAGGATGTGCCTGGTAACCTTAACGAGACACTGGATAAGCTGCGCACCACACTAGATGGCTTTTCTCCCGATTCCCGCGCCTACCGGGAGATGAGCGATACCCTCCAGCAGTTCCAGGTATTGCTCGACGACCTGCAACCGGTCGCCCGAACCTTGCGGGAACAGCCCAATGCACTCATTTTCAATCGCACCAAGACCGATGACCCGGAACCGAGGGCCCAGGAATGA
- the pbpG gene encoding D-alanyl-D-alanine endopeptidase, with translation MKKLLLCLSFLVLSFPLQAGTSLIDQLDQLDSESIRLGSISAAVVEIESGEVLYLKNGGSVRPVASITKLMTAMVVLDADQPLDEKLTITRADRDLLKNTYSRVRFGSRLSRRELLLIALMSSENRAASALGRHYPGGKEGFVEAMNAKAASLGMLRTRFVDATGLSPGNVSTAGDLVKMVRAASGYPMISEFTTQADHVARFENPSYSLSYVNSNVLVRRGSWDIALSKTGYINEAGRCLVMLTEVDGRQVAMVMLDSYGKWTPIGDAGRIKRWINTGESGTIAGAALRYEQSKSGQDMQTLAGG, from the coding sequence ATGAAAAAACTGCTGCTCTGTTTATCATTTCTCGTTCTTTCGTTTCCGCTTCAGGCCGGAACGAGCCTTATTGATCAGCTTGACCAGCTCGACAGCGAGAGCATTCGTCTTGGCTCCATCAGTGCGGCGGTAGTCGAAATCGAAAGCGGCGAAGTCCTCTACCTGAAAAACGGCGGCTCGGTGCGACCGGTAGCCTCTATCACCAAGCTGATGACGGCCATGGTCGTGCTGGACGCCGACCAACCACTTGATGAGAAATTGACCATCACCCGCGCGGATCGGGATTTGCTCAAGAATACCTATTCACGCGTCCGTTTCGGGTCCAGGCTGAGCCGCCGCGAGCTTTTACTGATTGCCCTGATGTCATCAGAGAACCGAGCTGCGTCTGCACTGGGGCGGCATTACCCCGGTGGCAAAGAAGGGTTTGTGGAGGCAATGAACGCCAAGGCCGCGTCCCTTGGTATGTTGCGTACGCGCTTTGTCGATGCCACAGGACTCAGTCCGGGCAATGTCTCCACTGCGGGTGATCTGGTCAAAATGGTACGGGCAGCGTCCGGCTATCCGATGATAAGTGAATTTACCACCCAGGCGGACCACGTGGCCCGCTTCGAAAACCCAAGCTATAGCCTCTCTTATGTCAACAGCAACGTACTGGTTCGCCGTGGCTCCTGGGACATTGCCTTGAGCAAGACCGGCTATATCAACGAGGCAGGGCGCTGCCTGGTAATGTTGACTGAGGTCGACGGCAGGCAGGTTGCCATGGTGATGCTGGACTCGTACGGAAAATGGACGCCCATTGGTGACGCCGGCCGTATCAAACGCTGGATCAATACTGGCGAATCCGGAACGATCGCCGGCGCCGCGCTTCGTTACGAGCAGAGCAAGTCCGGACAGGATATGCAAACCCTGGCAGGAGGCTAG
- a CDS encoding bifunctional diguanylate cyclase/phosphodiesterase, translating into MLIGLTLYQSLSVYRESVADAARQFESRIGEINAAISQRLLSHENALRGGAALFAATNVRREDWAKYVEKLDLNRNYPGVQGLGFAEVIAPEDVSAFVERVRAEGYPEFNLWPEGKRATYTSIVYLEPFDWRNQRAFGFDMFSDPTRRAAMIKARDTGEAKATQSVSLVQETGVNAQRGFLIYLPVYADGQVPATVAERREQLIGYVYSPFRMRDLMTGIFGSASGLNDLRLQIYDEAGEGPGMKIFDSAADPDSEVDGEFRETLPFEFNDHQWTLRFFSRDPIEALADPGKALVVMGAGIVISFLLAGLVWAVGINRQRSWALSQANVDLLEEMAQRENLELRLDRFFSLSGDLLCTVNEDCTFRQVNPACQKILGFESQALVGAPFLEFVHKDDRDRAEHELKILTSKKVSRTTMEIRNLAEDGGVRWVEWHFVAAEQEPAFYGNGRDVTERKQLEQELHRSAFYDKLTGTANRSLFLDRLKHVIDRSQRYGESYAAMIMDMDNFKTVNDSYGHLTGDKLLAAFAQRVQQQLRPVDTCARFGGDEFIVLLEEAASREDVGYIAERIQAAVELPFVFDGLELRVGSSMGITMGDSRYKTTHEVLRDADMALYEAKNQGKNRSIFFDQRMRTEQMTRTVVQAELSNSLERQELEVVYQPVVALDSNCTVGCEALIRWKHSQLGEMSPSEFIPIAEKSGLITALGRFVTERACEDLSRWLEIGVVSADCFVSVNLSPREFFVGDLVARVQETLERNGLEGRHLRLEVTEGVLIESSQEAAVIFAELQAMGVRICIDDFGTGYSSLSYLQSLPIDVLKLDRSLIQQIPESPKSREIARTVLNLATALDVQSVAEGAETEEHLSAIRQLGFRFAQGFILHRPMPASQMEELLRHEGAGRTAGRRSSAGH; encoded by the coding sequence GTGCTCATCGGTCTGACGCTCTATCAATCGCTGAGTGTGTACCGCGAGTCTGTGGCAGACGCTGCCCGGCAGTTTGAATCGAGGATCGGCGAGATTAATGCCGCGATAAGTCAGCGCCTGCTCTCCCACGAGAATGCCCTGCGGGGCGGCGCCGCACTTTTCGCGGCTACCAATGTTCGCCGAGAAGATTGGGCGAAGTACGTCGAAAAGCTGGATCTCAATCGCAACTATCCTGGGGTTCAGGGCCTCGGTTTCGCCGAAGTGATCGCTCCGGAGGACGTTTCAGCCTTCGTCGAACGCGTCCGGGCTGAAGGATACCCCGAGTTTAACCTCTGGCCCGAGGGCAAGCGCGCCACCTATACCAGCATTGTCTACCTGGAACCCTTTGACTGGCGCAACCAGCGTGCGTTTGGTTTCGACATGTTCAGCGATCCGACCCGAAGGGCGGCAATGATCAAGGCCCGCGATACTGGTGAGGCCAAAGCGACCCAGTCAGTATCACTGGTGCAGGAGACAGGGGTTAACGCGCAAAGAGGGTTTCTGATCTATTTACCGGTGTACGCTGACGGCCAGGTTCCCGCCACGGTAGCCGAAAGACGCGAGCAGCTCATCGGTTATGTCTACAGTCCGTTTCGGATGCGCGACCTGATGACGGGGATATTCGGTTCCGCCTCAGGACTGAACGATCTCCGCCTGCAGATTTATGACGAGGCGGGCGAAGGCCCCGGGATGAAAATTTTTGACAGTGCTGCTGACCCGGATTCAGAGGTGGATGGCGAGTTCCGGGAAACGCTGCCATTTGAATTCAACGACCATCAGTGGACATTGCGCTTTTTTTCCCGAGATCCCATTGAGGCGCTAGCCGATCCGGGCAAGGCGCTGGTCGTGATGGGGGCGGGCATTGTCATCAGCTTTCTGCTGGCTGGCCTGGTCTGGGCCGTTGGCATAAACCGGCAACGTAGTTGGGCTCTGAGCCAGGCCAATGTAGACCTGCTCGAAGAAATGGCCCAGCGGGAAAATCTGGAGCTGCGACTCGATCGTTTCTTTTCTCTATCAGGTGATCTGCTTTGCACCGTCAACGAAGACTGCACCTTCCGGCAGGTCAATCCCGCCTGTCAGAAAATACTCGGGTTCGAGAGTCAGGCACTGGTGGGCGCGCCGTTTCTGGAGTTTGTCCACAAAGACGACCGCGATCGCGCCGAACATGAACTGAAGATCCTGACCAGCAAGAAAGTAAGCCGGACGACGATGGAAATTCGTAATCTCGCCGAGGACGGCGGCGTACGATGGGTGGAATGGCATTTTGTAGCCGCTGAGCAGGAGCCCGCGTTCTACGGCAATGGCCGGGATGTGACCGAGCGGAAGCAGCTCGAGCAGGAACTCCACCGCAGCGCCTTTTACGACAAGCTGACCGGTACCGCAAACCGTTCCCTCTTTCTGGATCGACTGAAACACGTCATTGATCGCTCACAACGTTATGGCGAAAGCTACGCAGCCATGATCATGGATATGGACAACTTCAAAACGGTCAATGACAGTTACGGGCACCTGACCGGGGACAAACTCCTGGCTGCCTTTGCCCAGAGGGTGCAGCAGCAACTGAGACCGGTGGATACCTGCGCACGCTTCGGCGGTGATGAGTTCATTGTTCTGTTGGAAGAAGCCGCCAGCCGGGAAGACGTCGGCTACATTGCTGAACGGATTCAGGCAGCCGTGGAGTTACCTTTTGTCTTCGACGGTCTCGAGCTGCGAGTTGGCAGCAGCATGGGAATAACCATGGGTGACAGCCGCTACAAGACAACACATGAAGTGCTGCGGGACGCGGATATGGCGCTTTATGAAGCGAAAAACCAGGGTAAGAACAGATCTATTTTCTTTGACCAGCGAATGCGTACCGAGCAGATGACCCGCACGGTGGTGCAGGCAGAACTCAGTAACTCACTTGAGCGACAGGAACTGGAAGTCGTCTACCAACCCGTGGTGGCCCTCGACAGCAACTGCACGGTGGGTTGTGAAGCGCTGATCCGCTGGAAGCACTCCCAGCTCGGCGAAATGAGCCCGAGCGAGTTCATTCCTATCGCAGAGAAAAGCGGGCTGATAACCGCTCTGGGCCGGTTCGTAACCGAGCGCGCCTGCGAGGACCTCAGCCGCTGGCTAGAGATTGGGGTAGTGTCGGCGGATTGTTTCGTCAGTGTGAACCTTTCCCCTCGAGAGTTCTTTGTGGGCGATCTGGTGGCGCGCGTTCAGGAAACACTTGAGAGGAACGGCCTTGAGGGTCGTCATCTTCGGCTGGAGGTAACCGAGGGTGTGCTGATAGAAAGCTCGCAGGAGGCGGCGGTGATATTTGCTGAGCTGCAGGCCATGGGCGTCCGGATCTGCATCGATGACTTCGGCACCGGATACTCTTCCCTCAGCTACCTTCAATCATTGCCTATTGATGTACTCAAGCTGGATCGGTCGCTTATCCAGCAGATCCCCGAATCGCCCAAGAGCCGTGAAATCGCGCGTACGGTGCTGAACCTCGCCACAGCCCTGGATGTGCAGTCGGTTGCCGAAGGGGCAGAGACAGAGGAACACCTCAGCGCCATCCGGCAGTTGGGTTTCCGCTTCGCCCAGGGCTTTATTCTCCACCGGCCCATGCCGGCGTCACAAATGGAAGAGCTACTCCGCCACGAAGGCGCCGGAAGGACGGCTGGCCGCCGATCAAGCGCAGGACACTAG
- a CDS encoding PqiC family protein, translating into MKVISVASAEEPLDRKPMVTAKRQFGLAKSEVKSSLCRAIIAGMLIVGLSGCVSSPTPVSRYTLPLGDAQAEDLSDDAGQTVTVAPVSTARYLRHDGILMQLSDIELRHADNHLWAEPLERQLDRTLKYSLAQNLADTQVLQVRPGVAIEESNYRLTVDIDRFQGRHDGKAVVGGEWEIRNDQGRRVAHRRFQIEEPLGSDGYPALVRSLGRAWQQAIAEMAEALEARLD; encoded by the coding sequence ATGAAGGTGATATCAGTTGCTTCGGCGGAAGAACCGCTTGATCGCAAGCCAATGGTGACCGCAAAGAGACAATTCGGGTTGGCCAAAAGCGAGGTCAAAAGCAGCCTCTGCCGAGCCATCATTGCCGGGATGCTGATTGTCGGACTTTCGGGATGTGTTAGCAGCCCAACACCTGTCAGTCGGTATACCTTGCCCCTGGGTGACGCACAGGCTGAGGACTTGAGTGACGACGCTGGGCAAACTGTCACCGTGGCACCCGTGAGCACAGCCCGTTACCTGCGGCACGACGGCATCCTGATGCAACTGAGCGATATAGAACTGCGTCACGCCGATAACCATCTTTGGGCTGAGCCCCTTGAACGGCAATTGGACCGTACCCTCAAGTACTCCCTGGCGCAGAATCTGGCAGACACTCAAGTTCTGCAGGTCCGACCGGGCGTTGCTATTGAAGAGAGCAATTACAGGCTGACAGTCGATATCGACCGCTTTCAGGGGCGACATGATGGCAAAGCGGTTGTGGGCGGGGAGTGGGAAATCAGGAACGACCAGGGGCGCCGGGTCGCACACCGGCGCTTTCAGATAGAAGAGCCATTAGGTTCGGATGGCTATCCAGCCCTCGTCAGAAGTCTGGGTAGAGCCTGGCAGCAAGCCATTGCAGAAATGGCCGAGGCGTTGGAAGCCCGGCTGGATTAG
- a CDS encoding alcohol dehydrogenase family protein — protein sequence MLPETMKAVQLLGHGGLEQLAYRDVPVPTPDKGEVLIEVSACGMNNTDVWVREGAYGSDTDPATVSTWRRGRSTLEFPRIQGTDTVGTIAAVGEGVSPERVGERVIVDFSIYNRPEGDNSLADIDYIGHGRDGGYAEYTTVPAENAYVVNSDISDAELATFCCAYLTGEQMLDRARLAKGERVLVTGASGGVGSAIVQLARVRGAVPYTVTSRGKEAAMRDIGAEATVLRGEGDLVESVAAVTNDAPIDVVADLVAGPMFNDLLRILKPEGRYTTAGAISGPVVQLDLRTMYLKQLELHGSSQGTRVAFRRLVDYIEQGRIKPLLDRTYRLSEFHQAQQAFMDKSYVGKLVVVPDRKWDIVGAPYAK from the coding sequence ATGCTCCCTGAAACGATGAAAGCGGTCCAGCTGCTCGGCCATGGCGGCCTCGAGCAACTGGCCTACCGGGATGTTCCGGTGCCCACGCCGGACAAAGGCGAGGTACTGATAGAGGTCAGTGCCTGTGGCATGAATAATACTGACGTATGGGTCAGGGAAGGCGCCTACGGCAGTGATACTGATCCGGCGACTGTTTCGACCTGGCGCCGGGGCAGATCGACCCTCGAGTTTCCGCGCATCCAGGGCACCGATACGGTCGGCACGATCGCTGCCGTGGGCGAGGGCGTGTCGCCGGAGCGGGTGGGCGAACGTGTTATTGTGGATTTCAGCATCTATAACCGGCCCGAGGGCGACAACAGCCTGGCGGATATCGACTATATCGGCCATGGCCGGGACGGTGGCTACGCCGAGTACACGACGGTCCCGGCGGAAAATGCCTACGTGGTAAATAGCGACATCAGCGATGCTGAACTGGCGACTTTCTGTTGCGCCTACCTGACCGGCGAACAGATGCTGGACCGGGCGAGGCTGGCAAAAGGTGAGCGCGTGCTTGTAACCGGGGCGTCTGGCGGCGTGGGCTCGGCTATCGTTCAGCTGGCGCGGGTTCGGGGTGCTGTCCCCTACACCGTGACGAGTCGCGGCAAAGAAGCGGCAATGCGCGACATTGGCGCAGAAGCTACCGTTTTACGCGGTGAAGGCGATCTGGTCGAATCCGTGGCCGCAGTGACTAATGACGCGCCTATCGACGTAGTCGCGGATCTGGTGGCCGGGCCAATGTTCAACGACCTCCTTCGGATCCTCAAGCCCGAAGGGCGCTACACGACCGCCGGCGCCATCAGTGGTCCTGTGGTCCAGCTGGATCTGCGGACCATGTACCTCAAACAGCTCGAATTGCACGGTTCATCCCAGGGCACGCGGGTCGCCTTCCGCCGACTGGTGGACTACATCGAGCAGGGCCGGATAAAACCGCTGCTCGACCGGACTTACCGCCTATCTGAATTCCATCAGGCTCAGCAAGCGTTCATGGACAAATCCTACGTCGGCAAGCTGGTTGTAGTTCCGGATCGCAAGTGGGATATCGTCGGAGCGCCTTATGCCAAATGA
- the msrB gene encoding peptide-methionine (R)-S-oxide reductase MsrB translates to MTNTDHLTRRTTLTLIGGGLALVALGVRLSGNNAVEAEPAPAERSPARPDQPADWHDLSEADWRARLDEEAFAVLREEATEPAFSSALNKVTATGTYLCAGCSLPLFSSETKFDSGTGWPSFYAPLADAVNTRRDFKLIFPRTEYHCSRCGGHQGHVFNDGPEPTGKRYCNNGVALRFEPARQAG, encoded by the coding sequence ATGACAAACACTGATCATTTAACCCGAAGAACGACACTCACGCTTATCGGCGGGGGCCTGGCTCTTGTCGCCCTAGGGGTGAGGCTCTCCGGTAATAACGCCGTTGAGGCGGAGCCTGCGCCGGCAGAGCGATCGCCGGCCAGGCCAGACCAGCCCGCAGACTGGCACGACCTTTCTGAAGCGGACTGGCGGGCGCGGCTGGACGAAGAAGCTTTCGCGGTCCTGAGAGAAGAAGCAACAGAGCCTGCGTTTAGCAGTGCCCTCAACAAGGTAACCGCTACAGGAACCTACCTCTGTGCGGGCTGTAGCTTGCCGCTCTTCAGCTCAGAAACCAAATTTGACAGCGGGACCGGGTGGCCCAGTTTCTACGCGCCGTTAGCTGACGCGGTCAACACCCGGCGCGACTTCAAGCTTATTTTCCCGAGAACCGAGTATCACTGCAGCCGTTGCGGCGGACACCAGGGCCATGTATTCAACGACGGTCCCGAGCCGACCGGCAAGCGCTATTGTAATAACGGTGTTGCACTTCGCTTTGAGCCGGCGCGGCAAGCCGGCTAG
- a CDS encoding proline racemase family protein has translation MPNDNFNRLSTKFAPDRRKPGPSHSRLRSLEVIDTQAGGDVSRIVLGGIDKLEGRSVLEKMRYLERHGDGLRRLLLSEPYGDPAMSVNLVVEPSHPQAQAGYIIMEAMGYPMYSGSNTICTATTILQSGWVPMQEGRQELVLESPAGLAHITAQNRDGRVESITTQGEPAFVAARGLVVEVPLYGKVVYDVVWSGAYFALVDATAVGFKLTQEESIALTAFGDAFVRAVRAEFAEEHPELGKVGPLPFAHFMGPVEKVDKDGFQARSATYVHPGVICRSPTGTGTSARLALMYENGEITDGQWLETISPRNTRFIGTVIGAAKVGKYKAMHSHITGRAWTLAHLKMVVDLDDPMVDISDLEHLFSRSGH, from the coding sequence ATGCCAAATGATAACTTCAACCGTCTCTCGACCAAATTCGCGCCGGACAGGCGTAAGCCGGGGCCGTCCCACTCGCGGCTCAGGTCGCTGGAAGTCATCGATACCCAAGCCGGAGGCGACGTCAGCCGCATCGTGCTCGGCGGCATAGACAAGCTTGAGGGCCGTTCTGTACTGGAAAAGATGCGCTACCTCGAGCGCCATGGCGATGGCTTGCGGCGGCTGCTGTTATCCGAGCCCTACGGCGACCCGGCGATGTCGGTTAATCTTGTTGTTGAGCCGAGCCATCCACAAGCCCAGGCCGGTTATATCATTATGGAGGCAATGGGTTACCCGATGTATTCGGGGTCCAACACTATCTGCACGGCGACGACCATCCTGCAAAGCGGCTGGGTGCCGATGCAGGAAGGTCGACAGGAACTGGTGCTCGAGTCGCCGGCCGGGCTGGCTCATATCACCGCACAGAATCGCGACGGTCGCGTCGAGTCCATCACCACCCAGGGCGAACCCGCCTTCGTCGCCGCGCGAGGCCTGGTGGTGGAAGTGCCGCTCTATGGCAAGGTGGTTTACGACGTGGTCTGGAGCGGCGCTTATTTTGCGCTCGTAGATGCCACGGCTGTGGGCTTCAAGCTGACTCAGGAAGAGAGTATCGCGCTGACTGCTTTTGGCGATGCGTTTGTGCGTGCGGTGCGGGCTGAGTTTGCCGAAGAGCATCCAGAGTTGGGCAAAGTCGGCCCTCTTCCCTTTGCCCATTTTATGGGGCCGGTCGAGAAAGTGGACAAGGACGGGTTTCAGGCTCGCTCAGCAACCTATGTGCATCCGGGCGTGATCTGCCGAAGCCCAACCGGTACCGGCACCTCTGCCCGCTTGGCCCTGATGTACGAAAATGGCGAGATCACCGATGGTCAGTGGCTTGAGACCATTTCGCCACGGAACACCCGCTTCATCGGCACTGTTATCGGTGCCGCAAAAGTCGGTAAGTACAAGGCGATGCACAGCCACATCACGGGACGCGCCTGGACCCTGGCTCACTTGAAAATGGTGGTTGACCTGGATGACCCCATGGTCGACATTTCAGATCTTGAGCATCTGTTCAGCAGGTCCGGTCATTAG
- a CDS encoding paraquat-inducible protein A, with product MTNLVDVHGVVPVAAGGGNEDAVTLPRRRLRACHECDLLVALPALQGGLNAECPRCGHVLVRRHHHPAQRSLALAVSALTVLLLAVSFPFISFQVRGIGNRIQLTETASALIGFNEPLVGIIVILTIVVLPGCYLAAVIWLQVGLIRRNPLPKSRLIARALVYMVPWMMADVFVVGTLVSLIKVAGIADITLGVGFWAFCVFAVLLLLTNQSLDRDWMWFSLAGEPLAPAGARPGEQTAPQGLVGCHICGLVNRCETDSETHCRRCGEHLHQREPHSLQRTWALLAAATVLYIPANAYPVMTATKLGESEASTIIGGVMIFLAGGDWPIALVIFTASVVVPISKVLALAWLCIIARRGGERLTNLQRVRLYRLTEFIGRWSMIDVFVVAVMVALIRAGVLMSIDPGPAALSFGAVVILTMLAAMTFDPRLLWDNPAGSDRLKFRHRKLKAEGT from the coding sequence TTGACTAATCTAGTAGATGTTCACGGCGTCGTCCCGGTGGCCGCCGGCGGTGGCAATGAGGACGCTGTTACCTTGCCCCGGCGGCGCCTGCGTGCATGTCATGAGTGCGACCTGCTGGTCGCGCTGCCCGCATTGCAAGGCGGCCTCAATGCGGAGTGCCCGCGTTGCGGACACGTGTTGGTGCGACGGCACCACCACCCGGCGCAACGAAGCCTGGCGCTTGCCGTGTCTGCGCTTACGGTTTTGCTGCTCGCGGTTTCCTTTCCCTTCATCAGTTTCCAGGTCCGTGGCATCGGCAACCGTATACAGCTGACGGAGACCGCAAGCGCTTTAATTGGTTTCAACGAGCCACTTGTCGGGATAATAGTCATCCTTACAATTGTGGTGCTGCCGGGCTGTTATCTTGCCGCGGTCATCTGGTTGCAGGTCGGGCTGATACGGCGAAACCCTTTACCAAAAAGTCGGCTGATTGCACGGGCGCTTGTATACATGGTGCCCTGGATGATGGCCGATGTATTCGTGGTCGGTACGCTGGTCAGCCTTATAAAGGTTGCGGGCATTGCCGACATCACGCTTGGGGTAGGCTTCTGGGCATTTTGTGTATTTGCTGTTCTGCTGCTGCTCACCAACCAGTCCCTCGACCGCGACTGGATGTGGTTCTCACTTGCGGGGGAGCCGCTTGCGCCTGCCGGTGCCCGCCCCGGTGAGCAAACCGCGCCCCAGGGGCTTGTCGGATGCCACATCTGCGGCCTGGTAAACCGTTGCGAGACTGACAGCGAAACGCACTGCCGTCGGTGTGGCGAGCATCTGCACCAGCGCGAGCCCCATAGCCTGCAACGGACCTGGGCCTTGCTTGCCGCGGCTACGGTGCTTTACATTCCCGCAAACGCCTATCCCGTCATGACGGCCACGAAACTGGGCGAAAGCGAAGCCTCAACCATTATCGGCGGGGTCATGATTTTCCTGGCCGGCGGCGATTGGCCCATTGCGCTGGTCATCTTCACCGCGAGCGTCGTTGTGCCGATCAGCAAAGTGCTGGCTCTCGCGTGGCTCTGTATCATCGCTCGCCGTGGCGGTGAGCGCTTGACCAATCTGCAGCGGGTGCGACTCTATCGTCTTACCGAGTTCATCGGTCGCTGGTCCATGATCGATGTCTTTGTGGTCGCTGTTATGGTGGCGCTGATCCGGGCCGGCGTGCTGATGTCCATCGATCCGGGCCCGGCAGCCCTGTCTTTCGGTGCTGTTGTAATTCTGACCATGCTTGCCGCGATGACTTTTGACCCGCGCCTGCTGTGGGACAACCCCGCAGGATCTGACCGATTGAAGTTCCGCCATCGCAAGCTCAAGGCTGAGGGAACATGA
- the msrA gene encoding peptide-methionine (S)-S-oxide reductase MsrA, giving the protein MKRSMGLGILLLLQLSALSGLQAQEFEKATFAGGCFWCMEPPFDGLEGVQSTTSGYANGHTENPTYEQVTAGGTGHIEAMQVTYDPSKISYRELLEVYWPNTDPTDDKGQFCDRGFSYKPAIFYHSPAQEAVARESLKAVAANHLDAPIVTKVEPLQAFYPAEDYHQDYYRKNPARYKFYRWNCGRENRLDQLWGEQRRLDLFGEPSP; this is encoded by the coding sequence ATGAAACGTTCAATGGGTTTAGGCATATTGCTGCTGCTGCAGCTTTCGGCTTTGTCGGGGCTGCAGGCCCAGGAGTTCGAGAAAGCAACATTCGCCGGAGGCTGTTTCTGGTGTATGGAGCCGCCCTTTGACGGGCTTGAAGGCGTTCAGTCGACCACTTCCGGGTACGCCAATGGCCACACGGAGAACCCGACCTACGAACAGGTCACTGCTGGCGGCACCGGCCACATTGAAGCTATGCAGGTTACGTACGACCCGTCCAAGATCAGTTATCGTGAACTGCTGGAGGTCTACTGGCCAAACACGGACCCAACGGATGACAAGGGCCAGTTTTGCGACCGGGGTTTCAGCTATAAACCCGCCATTTTCTATCATTCGCCCGCTCAGGAAGCCGTCGCCCGAGAATCCCTCAAGGCGGTCGCGGCGAACCATCTTGACGCCCCCATCGTCACTAAGGTCGAGCCTCTCCAGGCGTTCTATCCGGCCGAGGACTATCACCAGGATTACTATCGCAAGAATCCCGCCCGCTACAAGTTCTACCGCTGGAACTGCGGCCGGGAAAACAGGCTGGATCAACTGTGGGGTGAACAGCGCAGGCTGGACCTGTTCGGTGAGCCCAGCCCGTGA